One Yoonia sp. BS5-3 genomic window carries:
- a CDS encoding DUF1800 domain-containing protein, whose protein sequence is MKITRSRLLTVTPLILAAVSNGAAAQEAASASSLLIQNAQTVNADTAQGATTIPLQITIPDDGTYVFSAPAISGIQLIVGGQSLFGSSVSSSDETVKALMSMTAGTFDVEVSGEGLTLAALADVTANLLGMPEASIVSIASTGETSVSSSFSARVASSSVADAVTDATASTSVLTEVSTASTNVRTTATSEAAVVNNIITVPSPGDNDRENVGGILRNTIRDAITVAIANDPVSGGGGGTVVVGDGEAQSSMLSPPTGVTLIEAVEIVGGATDEGVVASSGQTMFGAVMDPTTYDAVVVTIEPSGRTETVDVGPTTGQFAFRLFPEDLATGAASVSVMGVDSADATIATAPVTYDYTSGVVADGLTVALSRLTYGPTVDLYSRVRGMGFENYVNEQLSPGSIRDAAFDAMDVDQLVEDLTNSFSGMQRREMAHRIAWAAYSDKQLQEVMGDFWSNHFFASTKNTRIYLQNVIDRQYYRDNAFGDFEDLLLYSARSPLMSQFLDNDQSRVGNINENYGREILELHTVGVDGGYGDEDVIAVSRIFTGWLYERTNPNEDTLAQEFAFTFESDRHDTDDKLIPFLNTTITGRTGAAGVQEGEELIAMLADDPRTHEYVCGKIVQRFVADVPPAEFVEICTTTWADTDGDMREVLRDILLAPAYLEGAADRGTKSKTPYEYSIAVMRALGVDIEPSDGFGIFRRFENISTDGGYDALTFGLPTGLDEVGDAWTNSASMLGVYREATEVAELTNTYDIDLGAMTEEAGLETAEEVAAFLLTIATADDYTLEEYEAMVTVLKGEDGIFEPLTSNESSAFEQAGGLMIVLPSFYIQ, encoded by the coding sequence ATGAAAATTACGCGATCCAGACTGCTGACAGTTACTCCGCTGATTCTGGCCGCCGTTTCTAACGGCGCCGCCGCCCAAGAGGCTGCTAGTGCGAGCTCACTGTTGATCCAGAACGCCCAGACGGTAAATGCCGATACGGCGCAGGGGGCAACGACTATCCCTCTCCAAATCACAATCCCTGACGATGGGACCTACGTCTTCTCGGCCCCTGCTATCAGCGGCATCCAGCTGATTGTTGGTGGTCAGAGCCTGTTTGGCAGCTCTGTTTCATCGAGCGATGAAACTGTCAAAGCTCTGATGTCAATGACAGCCGGTACATTTGATGTCGAAGTCTCTGGCGAAGGCCTGACACTGGCTGCGCTGGCTGACGTCACCGCAAACCTTCTGGGTATGCCAGAGGCGAGCATCGTCAGCATCGCGTCAACAGGCGAGACGAGCGTTTCTTCGTCATTCTCAGCGCGGGTCGCCTCTTCTTCAGTCGCCGACGCCGTTACAGACGCGACGGCAAGCACGAGTGTTTTGACCGAAGTCAGCACCGCGTCAACGAATGTGCGGACCACGGCAACTTCAGAAGCCGCAGTTGTGAACAATATCATCACAGTCCCAAGCCCAGGTGACAATGACCGTGAAAACGTTGGCGGCATTCTACGCAACACCATTCGTGACGCGATTACTGTCGCGATCGCAAATGATCCCGTTTCTGGTGGAGGCGGTGGTACCGTTGTTGTCGGTGACGGCGAAGCGCAATCCAGTATGCTGAGCCCACCAACAGGCGTTACCTTGATCGAAGCCGTCGAAATTGTCGGCGGTGCAACCGATGAAGGCGTTGTTGCAAGCAGCGGCCAAACGATGTTTGGCGCTGTCATGGATCCAACTACATACGACGCTGTCGTCGTTACCATTGAGCCATCGGGCCGTACAGAAACCGTCGATGTGGGTCCAACGACCGGCCAGTTTGCATTCCGCTTGTTCCCTGAAGACCTGGCAACGGGTGCTGCCTCTGTTTCCGTCATGGGCGTTGACAGTGCAGACGCGACAATCGCCACTGCCCCTGTGACTTATGACTATACATCCGGGGTGGTCGCCGATGGTCTGACTGTCGCGCTATCGCGTCTGACTTATGGCCCAACGGTCGACCTGTATTCGCGCGTGCGCGGCATGGGTTTTGAAAACTATGTCAATGAGCAGCTGAGCCCTGGCAGCATTCGTGATGCCGCATTCGACGCGATGGATGTGGATCAGCTGGTCGAAGATCTGACAAACAGTTTCTCAGGAATGCAGCGCCGGGAAATGGCGCACCGGATTGCGTGGGCCGCTTACTCTGACAAACAATTGCAGGAGGTGATGGGCGATTTCTGGTCTAACCACTTCTTCGCATCGACTAAGAACACCCGCATCTACCTGCAAAACGTCATTGATCGTCAGTATTATCGCGACAATGCGTTTGGTGATTTTGAAGATCTGCTTCTCTATTCGGCGCGTAGCCCGCTGATGTCGCAGTTCCTTGACAATGACCAAAGCCGGGTTGGTAACATCAACGAAAACTATGGTCGTGAAATTCTTGAACTTCACACTGTCGGCGTTGATGGCGGATATGGCGACGAAGATGTGATTGCCGTGTCGCGTATCTTCACTGGTTGGCTCTATGAACGCACAAATCCGAACGAAGATACTTTGGCGCAAGAGTTCGCCTTTACATTCGAAAGCGATCGCCACGATACCGATGACAAGCTTATCCCATTCTTGAACACAACGATTACAGGCCGTACCGGCGCTGCTGGTGTTCAGGAAGGCGAAGAACTGATTGCCATGCTGGCTGATGATCCGCGGACACATGAATATGTATGTGGTAAGATCGTTCAGCGCTTCGTGGCGGACGTTCCACCTGCTGAGTTTGTTGAAATCTGCACCACAACCTGGGCCGACACCGACGGTGATATGCGCGAAGTGTTGCGGGACATCTTGCTTGCCCCAGCGTATCTCGAAGGCGCCGCCGATCGCGGCACGAAGTCAAAAACACCATATGAATACAGCATCGCGGTTATGCGTGCACTTGGTGTCGATATTGAGCCTAGTGATGGTTTTGGTATTTTCAGACGCTTTGAAAACATCAGCACCGACGGTGGGTATGATGCTCTGACATTTGGCCTTCCTACCGGTTTGGACGAAGTCGGTGACGCTTGGACAAACTCGGCCTCCATGTTGGGTGTTTATCGTGAAGCAACTGAGGTTGCTGAATTGACAAACACCTACGACATCGATCTGGGCGCCATGACCGAGGAAGCCGGTCTGGAAACTGCTGAGGAAGTGGCTGCGTTCCTTCTGACCATCGCCACGGCCGATGATTACACGTTGGAGGAATACGAGGCGATGGTTACGGTTTTGAAGGGCGAAGATGGCATCTTTGAACCACTGACCAGTAACGAATCTTCCGCATTCGAACAAGCTGGTGGACTGATGATCGTCCTGCCAAGCTTTTATATTCAATAA